AAACCGGCACGTCCTCAGGCAGTGAAGAGTCTAGGGGAGAAAAAGAACTTCCCGAGGGGAAGGGGGCCTTTGATTCACACCcacgtggggtgggggtggggaataaaGGGTGTGGGACCCAGGTCCTCCTGACCTGCCCATCCCCTAAGAAAATCTCTTCCCACTAGGGACAAAAACTCAGGGAAGCTCAACCACCAGTTCCTCCTGAGATCTTTTGCTGCCAAACACTTGATCAAAAAGACTAAGAAAAGTGGGAGGAGGGTCTCTTTCTACCCAAGAACCATGGGAGCAACAAACACCAACCTGAGTGTGGAAGAGGGAATGACATCTTGCTGGAGAGGGGAAGTATGTTGGGGAGCAGctccctccagcctcagcctccacccctccccctccccaggccccaacCTGGGCCCCAAACCACAGCCATAACCCCTCACTGGGGCTGGCCATTGCCCCCCAGAATCCTTCACAGCAGCAGGAGCCCTGGAAGCACCCTGCTCGTGTTCCAGAGGAAGCTCTCAGGAAGAGGCCAAGTCAGCGTGGTTCAGTGTCACGAGGCCAAGCCTACGGGGCAGGGGGGCtgatgcaggggcctgggttcctgACAGAGCCTCTAGGATGCCTCGGCTGTTCCTCCCTCACCTGCTGTCCTCCAGGGCCGGCTCCAGCATGCTCCCCCCTTTGAGGTGTTTGAGGGCCACCTCGGCTGCCTTGTGcttggctgccttcttgctgggGCCCTGACCTGAGAGAGGGGGTGTGGGCAATACTGGAGGTCACTGGAAGGACAGAAGAGAAACCAGCATCCCACAGCCTCTCTCCTCACAGCCAGAAGGAGTCAACCAAGCCCCCTCTCACCAACCTCCCCCTGCCCAAGACTGGAAGTGTTAACGCTAACTGGTGGAATGAAGGGCCCTTATCTTTCCACAAGTTCCCCAAATCAAGCCATGCCGGGCAGAACTCCTCCTGAGGTCAGACACTTTGTCTGGAGGTTCTTTCTCTGCCTTACTTTCCTCTGGGAagcactttcttttctctcaatAAATAGAGCTGgctggaaaaatagaaagagtgcaggctctagagtcaaaacctggctctgccacctactaggCATGTGACCTTGCCCCAGTCATTGAATCTCTCTGAGCTTCGGTTTCCTCATATTCAACATGAGGATACTACCACCTACATCACTGGATTCGACCACGGTTTAAGGTAAGAATTTGATTAAGCACCTGGAACAGAGTCCAGCACAGCGGGCACTCACTCCCCCAAATACTGCACTGAGATTTCGATTTATCTCCTCTTACTTCTTCCTCCAGGATGACAACGATCTGCCGGATCACTGTGGCAGCGCGGCTTGCTCCTCTAACTCTCCCGAGTCCTACCCACCTCCTCACAGACCTGTTCTCCTAATCCAGTCagtgattttttccccctgaaatctctccttccctcactggTCTTGGAGAAAAGGACTGTGAATAGACTCCAAGCAGTAAAGCCAACGGGGCCCTGTGAATGCACACCCCAGCCAGGCTGCCCAAGCCTTCCTCACCAGTGCAGCTGGTGTCGCCAACGGTGACCCGAAAGGTGAAATTAGGCTGGTGGGCTTGGCCCTCGGCTTTGAGAAGGTCGTACACGGGCGTCTTCCCTATTCTGGTCCCATACTCCTGCAGAAGGCTGATCGGGGTCTTGCCCGGGTTGGCTGCCAGCATTTGCTCTatactggggggaggggcacagaccCTCATCACACCTCCCCTCTCTGCACCCACCTGGCCAAGCACTGCCATATCAGACCCAGGCACGCTATGGGGGACATACGGTCCAGGGGACCTTAGGCAGCCACCGGCTGGGTTCAGTGTGGAGTAGGGGTGCAGGCTGGGAAAGCAGGGTCCACTGCCCCAGGGCAAGCGGGGAAAGCACTGTTCCTTGTCTTAGTTAAGGCGAGGGATCCTGTACCCCCAGTGCAGTTTGGAAGTGAATGTCCCCTGACACAGTGCAGGCCAGGACCCCAGTACCCACCAAATGCACTGAATGTCGGGGGCATAAAGCCCAGCGCCCCAGTGCAGTCTGGGAACCGGGCCAACCCCGAACTAGCTAAAGCTGGAGGCTGTGGCCACTGCCGGGGTGCATGCCGGGAACCACGGCCCACTACCCCAGTGCTTGCCGGGAACAACCCTCAGGCCAGGTGCATGCTGGGGCCGCGACGCTACTCCCTCCGCACCGTGCCAAGTTATGCGCCCTGCAGGGATCGGTACTAGGCGGCTCACCTGGGCAGCCCGCAGCCCGTGGTAGTGCCGGAGCCCTGCTCCTCTTCACTCATTCCCTCCTCCGTCCCCGCGGGCGCCACCGTGACTGCAGCCTCCACGCGCCCCAATACACCGCCGACGAGCTAGGGCCGGGGCCAAGCCCCGAGTCGCGGCCGGTCGGGCCTGCCGCGGAGCATGCTGGGATATGGAGTCCCCCGCCCACCCGACTCTAAGAGTCTCCATCAGGAGGGGAGCTATCCGCCCCACAACCCTCCGCGTGGTTCGCCCAGGCGGGCAGCACCGCCTTCTGGGAGGAGCGGACTCATCCACTGTCGCTTCCCGAGCTGagggtggttttttgttttttgtttttaatatcgcCCCGCCTCCTTCCTTCCGCGTCTCCTAGCCTCAGGGCTGGGGCTCTGGGCATGCGTACTAGCGGGTGGAAGCGTCTTAGGGGCGGGGCGGTAAGGGCGACCTCGAG
This Physeter macrocephalus isolate SW-GA unplaced genomic scaffold, ASM283717v5 random_1777, whole genome shotgun sequence DNA region includes the following protein-coding sequences:
- the LOC114485296 gene encoding RISC-loading complex subunit TARBP2-like, giving the protein MSEEEQGSGTTTGCGLPSIEQMLAANPGKTPISLLQEYGTRIGKTPVYDLLKAEGQAHQPNFTFRVTVGDTSCTGQGPSKKAAKHKAAEVALKHLKGGSMLEPALEDSSSFSPLDSSLPEDVP